A window of the Sporosarcina sp. FSL K6-2383 genome harbors these coding sequences:
- a CDS encoding transcriptional regulator, translating to MLNQLIKSMDHGVLLDMFYIDKNGAVSKRRIKVIQVGEVSFRAYCHLRKSNRTFNIDNVLAIVPVIRKERDVV from the coding sequence GTGCTTAATCAGTTAATCAAGTCAATGGACCATGGTGTGCTACTGGATATGTTTTATATTGATAAGAATGGGGCAGTGAGCAAGAGACGGATAAAGGTAATCCAAGTTGGCGAAGTTTCCTTTCGGGCGTATTGCCATCTGCGAAAATCTAATCGAACATTTAACATCGACAATGTTTTGGCAATCGTTCCCGTCATCAGAAAAGAACGTGATGTAGTATGA
- a CDS encoding DUF6173 family protein has translation MTSNLPEIPQLAPTSDNDAATIANQVVAAVNAYNRNLNHDQEVGLMLTSFGQTMTVNITGIGYIGTRLIIFKGFLTNNNAPVELLQHVSQLNFLLVSLKRENPLEEKKHIGFLGE, from the coding sequence ATGACAAGTAATTTGCCAGAAATTCCACAGCTCGCACCTACATCTGATAACGACGCCGCAACGATCGCCAACCAAGTCGTCGCAGCCGTCAACGCCTATAATCGTAACCTGAATCATGACCAAGAAGTTGGACTCATGCTAACATCCTTTGGGCAAACTATGACTGTCAACATTACGGGGATTGGCTATATTGGTACAAGACTAATTATATTTAAAGGCTTCCTCACGAATAACAATGCACCCGTTGAGCTACTACAGCATGTGTCACAGTTGAATTTTTTGTTGGTGTCGTTGAAGCGGGAGAACCCGTTGGAGGAGAAGAAGCATATTGGGTTTCTGGGGGAATGA
- a CDS encoding MerR family transcriptional regulator, protein MKVKEVSQLTGVSVRTLHHYDDIGLLTPDDVTEAGYRLYSDDNLATLQQILFFRELGFSLKKMKELLDSPAFNRQEAFEMQRQMLVDKRKQLDSMIKTIDKTIQQGKGEYTMTNEEKFKGFDFSKNPYEQEARERWGDKAVDASNKKAAQFGPELGEEMNRIYFKLAELRHLDPASDEAQAGIGEWFTFLNKMGSYSLAGFAGLGQMYVDDERFTKNIDKFGEGLAVFMRDAMGIYAEQGK, encoded by the coding sequence ATGAAAGTAAAAGAAGTCTCGCAGTTAACCGGTGTCAGTGTGCGCACACTCCATCATTATGATGACATCGGATTGTTAACGCCAGATGACGTGACGGAAGCAGGATATCGACTGTATTCCGACGATAATTTGGCAACATTACAGCAAATATTATTCTTTCGTGAACTCGGCTTCTCTTTGAAAAAAATGAAGGAGTTGCTCGATAGTCCCGCATTCAATCGTCAGGAGGCTTTTGAAATGCAACGACAAATGCTCGTGGACAAACGCAAGCAGCTCGACAGTATGATAAAGACAATTGACAAAACAATTCAACAAGGAAAAGGGGAATATACCATGACAAACGAAGAGAAATTTAAAGGATTCGATTTCAGCAAGAATCCATACGAACAAGAAGCAAGAGAGCGTTGGGGCGACAAGGCGGTCGATGCATCGAATAAGAAGGCTGCACAATTCGGACCAGAGTTAGGCGAGGAAATGAATCGCATTTACTTTAAGCTGGCGGAGCTTAGACATTTGGATCCAGCTTCTGATGAAGCGCAGGCAGGTATTGGTGAGTGGTTTACGTTTTTGAATAAGATGGGCAGTTATTCGCTAGCGGGATTTGCAGGCTTAGGGCAGATGTATGTGGATGATGAAAGGTTTACGAAGAATATTGATAAGTTTGGAGAAGGGCTGGCAGTGTTTATGAGGGATGCTATGGGGATTTATGCGGAGCAAGGGAAGTAA
- a CDS encoding serine hydrolase, translating to MNKNFVILLILALSLFFTETIYANELTTPSGISLSDIESFVDDYVNEYIGETTAGASIVILKDNKVVLSKGYGYGDIENQIKINANTAVFEWGSISKLFVWVSVMQLVEQGKIDLAEDINSYLPQGFLTKLTYDAPITMLDLMNHTAGFEDNIFDVGYANEHFVNSLEEGLKIAEPNQIYQPSKVVAYSNYSTSLAAYIVQLITEQDFNEYVDEHIFQKLGILDSTAYLSLGRNEQITKNKVNGYELIEEGNFKLSTPFYMSMYPSGGINGTAQDLAKFAMALMPQSDNENVLFEDANTLITMLSQSYAANENVPGIAHGFWEYDGKFKGLTHGGNTVSFSSNFHIVPEENFAIIILTNQASEVDISYGLTKELVGEKKIDEVKLADLPNSQITEGKYLTSRRMKSGFLNLYYYLLPLTVKSLNANEIEVSLAGMKANYVQTYPNVYKMTNGSPMFILTNVLYFSIEDGKVKQISTSISDYLPLDKSISWLTISAILFIYCLVHFIASPFVLIVISILNRRRKKPSIKIKKWVYLLNIVGTAFIVNIILLATRMLSKSDRGYFEVFPHIVANYVLTIASVVFIIFILVNWKKATLMRFQKAIYLLSIITIVILIFLLITWQFYS from the coding sequence ATGAATAAAAATTTTGTCATTTTATTGATACTAGCTTTATCTTTGTTTTTTACCGAAACAATTTATGCTAATGAACTTACAACACCTTCTGGAATTTCATTATCCGATATTGAAAGTTTTGTGGACGACTATGTAAATGAATATATTGGTGAAACAACTGCGGGTGCGAGTATTGTTATTTTGAAAGATAATAAAGTTGTTTTATCAAAAGGATACGGTTATGGAGATATTGAAAACCAAATTAAAATAAATGCCAATACCGCTGTTTTTGAATGGGGTTCAATTAGTAAATTATTTGTCTGGGTGTCGGTCATGCAATTAGTCGAACAAGGAAAAATCGATTTAGCTGAAGATATAAACAGCTATTTACCGCAAGGATTTTTAACAAAACTAACATATGATGCTCCTATCACTATGTTGGATTTAATGAATCACACTGCTGGATTTGAGGATAATATTTTTGATGTAGGATATGCTAACGAACACTTTGTAAACTCTTTAGAAGAAGGGTTGAAAATTGCTGAGCCAAACCAAATATATCAACCGAGTAAAGTCGTTGCTTATTCTAATTATTCAACTTCCCTAGCTGCATATATTGTTCAATTAATTACAGAACAAGACTTTAATGAATATGTTGATGAACATATATTTCAAAAATTAGGTATTCTAGATTCAACTGCATATTTGTCTTTAGGGAGAAATGAGCAGATAACCAAAAACAAAGTAAATGGATATGAGCTTATTGAAGAAGGTAATTTCAAACTATCGACACCGTTCTATATGTCCATGTATCCTAGCGGTGGAATAAATGGAACAGCTCAAGATTTAGCTAAGTTTGCAATGGCTCTTATGCCGCAATCCGATAATGAAAACGTTTTGTTTGAGGATGCAAATACGCTAATTACAATGCTGTCGCAAAGTTATGCTGCTAATGAAAATGTCCCTGGTATCGCACATGGTTTTTGGGAGTATGATGGAAAGTTTAAAGGATTAACACATGGTGGAAATACAGTTTCCTTTTCAAGTAATTTTCATATCGTCCCTGAAGAAAACTTTGCAATAATCATATTAACGAATCAAGCTTCAGAGGTTGATATTTCCTATGGACTGACGAAGGAATTGGTTGGAGAAAAAAAGATAGATGAAGTAAAATTGGCGGACTTACCAAACTCACAAATAACAGAAGGAAAGTATCTTACTTCTCGCAGAATGAAAAGTGGCTTCTTAAATTTGTATTACTATTTACTACCACTTACAGTGAAATCACTAAATGCGAATGAAATTGAAGTAAGTTTGGCAGGTATGAAAGCTAATTACGTCCAAACATATCCAAATGTTTATAAAATGACAAATGGTAGTCCTATGTTTATTCTTACAAATGTTCTTTATTTTTCTATAGAGGACGGTAAAGTTAAACAAATTTCTACATCGATTTCAGATTATCTCCCTTTAGATAAAAGTATATCTTGGTTAACAATAAGTGCAATATTATTCATTTATTGTTTAGTACACTTTATTGCTTCCCCGTTCGTTTTAATCGTAATCAGTATTTTGAATCGAAGAAGAAAAAAACCTTCTATTAAAATAAAAAAATGGGTTTACCTATTAAATATAGTTGGTACAGCATTTATCGTAAATATTATTTTATTAGCAACTAGGATGTTGAGTAAGAGTGATCGAGGCTATTTTGAAGTATTCCCACATATAGTTGCTAATTATGTTTTAACTATTGCAAGTGTCGTTTTTATTATTTTCATTTTAGTTAATTGGAAAAAGGCAACTTTAATGAGATTCCAGAAGGCTATTTATCTTCTGTCGATCATTACTATTGTTATATTAATCTTTTTACTTATAACATGGCAGTTTTATTCTTAA
- a CDS encoding VOC family protein, translating into MKIHRIDHVGIIVKDLPAAKAFFLDLGLEVLGEAEVKGEWVERIIGLTDVRQTVVMLGMPDGQATLELVKFHSPSDEKAIQQSFANTLGIRHIAFAVEDIEAIVAKLKSKGAELFGEIQNYENAYKLCYVRGPEGIILELAEKID; encoded by the coding sequence ATGAAAATCCATAGAATAGATCATGTAGGTATTATCGTAAAAGATCTTCCTGCTGCTAAAGCCTTTTTTCTCGACCTTGGACTAGAAGTGCTAGGGGAGGCGGAAGTGAAGGGAGAGTGGGTAGAACGAATAATTGGGCTTACTGACGTTAGGCAGACGGTTGTCATGTTAGGGATGCCGGATGGTCAGGCAACTTTGGAGCTGGTCAAATTCCATTCGCCGTCGGATGAAAAAGCTATTCAGCAGTCTTTTGCAAATACGTTGGGTATCCGACATATTGCATTTGCAGTTGAAGATATTGAAGCCATTGTTGCCAAATTGAAAAGTAAAGGTGCGGAACTTTTTGGCGAGATACAAAATTACGAAAATGCTTATAAGTTATGCTATGTTCGTGGGCCAGAAGGGATTATTTTAGAGCTGGCGGAGAAAATTGATTAA
- a CDS encoding DUF2339 domain-containing protein, with the protein MDEELKDVIKRVADLEQEVASLKRQLADQEVVPERASTMRVATPVKHIEKAATPKQEVPVRVPPTVRKEFNLEKALGTWLPRVFMFILLLGVLWGLKVGMDHGVITNPVRVVLGYAGTFLLYYLGMRYVRGGKKGFGLTLLGGFIGLGMLTTFAAHHLYGYLSFTVAFLLGVVYIVAGLLLSRKMKSETLTLFSGIAGFLLPFLLEGEGATAIQFCAYILLLFLSLFYVSLSQRHKFSFYVTFVLFHLTLFFYAILDGGYDAEGILVTTVLIQHGVILFFYVKGKISRSVFTEGLLYSNFVFTIAWIKLLDHTAEVAVYGLLALAYCGLALYTLWRKDHALRGVLSAVAVFALSVLVLSFDLEDSRVVLMLLLLNGTLGIWVGVRYETLRTIVTGSIVYLFALPAVLIIVQIEQLWSLEHAVWLVLLASMGWLFYTLYRWTPKWLVGKTQRIDGSLIVGQVLVLLYLSQLTMLWLSSVSLAFETAMHVQRFVVLVVLCAMYTLHKWRKGLYVAHSTVILFLILSVSVMLSGLGVSYAYGEFLFNFFVQFAYVALLTMLIGAIMKDRFYVPAKKLKLDISGLAVVMQIIYFIFLNKWYFAFVNMYAWETEYVLFVHTFLLFTFAFLSISIGGKWQWKIVKFIGAGLLIACVLKLFIIDLASISILVRAILFTIVGVVGLIYSRTLLKEEK; encoded by the coding sequence TTGGATGAAGAGCTAAAGGATGTTATCAAGAGAGTGGCTGATTTGGAGCAGGAGGTAGCGTCGCTAAAGCGTCAACTGGCTGATCAAGAAGTCGTTCCAGAAAGAGCTTCAACGATGCGCGTTGCAACACCGGTGAAGCATATAGAGAAGGCGGCTACTCCAAAGCAGGAAGTACCCGTTCGAGTACCACCGACTGTACGGAAGGAATTTAATCTGGAGAAAGCATTGGGTACTTGGTTGCCGAGAGTCTTCATGTTCATCCTGCTATTGGGTGTGCTGTGGGGCTTGAAGGTAGGGATGGATCATGGCGTGATTACGAATCCGGTGCGCGTGGTGCTTGGTTATGCGGGGACCTTCCTGCTGTATTACTTAGGCATGCGCTATGTTCGTGGTGGGAAAAAAGGATTTGGTTTGACGTTATTAGGTGGCTTTATAGGCCTTGGGATGTTGACGACCTTTGCGGCACACCATTTGTATGGCTATTTAAGCTTTACAGTCGCGTTTTTACTAGGTGTCGTCTATATTGTCGCGGGATTGTTGTTATCGCGGAAAATGAAGTCAGAGACGCTGACACTGTTTTCGGGAATTGCGGGATTTTTACTTCCATTTTTATTGGAAGGAGAAGGGGCTACTGCGATTCAGTTTTGTGCGTATATCTTGCTGTTATTTCTATCATTGTTTTACGTGTCGCTTAGTCAACGGCATAAGTTTTCCTTTTATGTGACGTTTGTGTTGTTCCATTTGACGTTGTTCTTTTACGCAATTTTGGATGGTGGCTACGATGCAGAGGGGATATTGGTTACGACGGTACTCATCCAACATGGTGTGATTTTGTTCTTTTATGTAAAAGGAAAGATTTCAAGGAGTGTTTTTACAGAAGGACTGTTGTACTCGAATTTTGTGTTTACAATTGCTTGGATTAAATTGCTCGATCATACGGCGGAGGTAGCGGTTTATGGTCTATTGGCGTTGGCCTACTGCGGGCTTGCACTATATACGTTATGGAGGAAGGATCATGCACTACGCGGGGTGTTATCGGCGGTGGCTGTATTTGCGCTAAGTGTTTTAGTATTGTCCTTCGATTTAGAGGACAGCCGGGTTGTGCTGATGTTGCTGCTGTTGAATGGTACGCTTGGCATTTGGGTCGGTGTACGCTATGAGACGCTGCGGACGATTGTGACAGGCTCCATCGTCTATTTGTTTGCCTTACCCGCAGTACTTATCATTGTGCAAATTGAACAATTGTGGTCGTTAGAACACGCAGTATGGTTGGTATTGTTAGCTTCCATGGGCTGGTTGTTTTACACGCTATATCGCTGGACGCCAAAGTGGCTAGTAGGAAAAACACAACGCATTGATGGCAGTTTGATTGTCGGGCAAGTGCTCGTTTTACTATACCTTAGTCAACTGACCATGCTGTGGCTGTCGAGTGTCTCTCTGGCATTTGAAACGGCTATGCACGTTCAAAGATTTGTCGTGTTAGTGGTACTTTGTGCAATGTACACGTTGCATAAATGGCGTAAAGGGCTTTATGTGGCACATAGTACAGTGATTTTATTTTTAATCCTTAGCGTATCCGTAATGCTATCGGGTCTAGGGGTATCTTATGCTTATGGCGAGTTTTTGTTTAATTTTTTTGTACAGTTTGCTTATGTGGCGCTGCTGACTATGTTGATAGGAGCGATTATGAAGGATCGCTTTTACGTACCAGCGAAAAAGTTAAAGTTGGACATCTCGGGGCTAGCGGTAGTGATGCAAATCATTTATTTCATCTTTTTGAATAAATGGTATTTCGCCTTTGTTAATATGTATGCCTGGGAAACGGAATATGTGTTGTTTGTGCACACATTCCTGCTGTTTACCTTTGCTTTCCTGTCCATTAGTATTGGCGGCAAGTGGCAGTGGAAGATTGTTAAATTCATAGGGGCAGGACTTCTTATCGCTTGTGTGTTAAAGCTCTTCATCATCGACTTGGCTAGTATTTCGATTCTAGTTCGGGCCATTTTGTTTACGATTGTTGGGGTAGTTGGATTAATCTATTCACGGACGTTGTTGAAGGAAGAGAAGTAA
- a CDS encoding class I SAM-dependent rRNA methyltransferase: protein MTKTIDLQVNAKNIADLKKGYPLILKEAIINTHALTEEGAIVRLVDRDRRFVAKGYYGNQNKGIGWVLTQKEEEAIDFDFFESKIAKALERREALFADPDTTAFRVFNGEGDGVGGLSIDFFDGYYMVSWYSQGIYSLKHHVYSVLDKIVEYKGIYEKKRFDTKGEYIEQDDFVRGEQGDFPIIVKENGMNFAVNLNDGAMTGIFLDQRDMRQAIRDKYAQDKNVLNTFSYTGAFSVAAALGGAMKTTSVDLAKRSLAKTIEQFSVNGIDYEQQDIKVMDVFEYFRYAKRKELKFDLVILDPPSFARTKKYSFSTAKDYPALLKDAIAITEKNGVIVASTNNASFGMKKFKTFIEEAFKDAGSSFKILEESSLPRDFRTNRDFPEFNYLKVVVIQKLK from the coding sequence ATGACAAAAACAATCGATTTACAAGTGAATGCAAAAAATATAGCAGATTTGAAAAAAGGCTATCCGTTAATTTTAAAGGAAGCGATTATTAATACACATGCTTTGACAGAGGAAGGCGCGATTGTTCGTTTGGTGGACAGAGACCGTCGTTTTGTGGCGAAAGGCTATTATGGCAATCAAAACAAAGGAATTGGCTGGGTGTTAACACAAAAAGAAGAGGAAGCAATCGACTTCGATTTCTTCGAATCAAAAATTGCAAAGGCACTTGAACGACGAGAAGCGCTTTTTGCAGATCCAGACACGACGGCATTTCGCGTGTTTAACGGAGAAGGCGATGGCGTTGGTGGATTGTCGATTGATTTCTTCGACGGTTATTATATGGTGAGCTGGTATAGCCAGGGAATTTATTCACTGAAGCATCATGTTTATAGTGTGCTGGATAAAATTGTTGAGTATAAAGGGATCTATGAGAAAAAACGCTTTGATACGAAGGGCGAATATATCGAGCAGGATGATTTTGTCCGTGGTGAGCAAGGTGATTTCCCGATTATCGTCAAGGAAAATGGCATGAATTTCGCGGTTAATTTGAATGATGGCGCGATGACGGGTATTTTCTTGGATCAGCGTGATATGCGTCAGGCGATTCGCGATAAGTATGCACAGGACAAAAATGTACTGAATACATTTTCATATACGGGAGCGTTTTCTGTTGCGGCAGCACTTGGCGGGGCGATGAAGACGACGAGTGTCGATTTAGCGAAGCGTAGTTTGGCGAAGACGATTGAGCAGTTCAGCGTCAACGGTATTGACTATGAGCAGCAGGATATCAAAGTGATGGATGTCTTTGAATATTTCCGTTACGCGAAGCGCAAGGAATTAAAGTTCGACCTGGTGATTTTGGACCCACCGAGCTTTGCGCGTACGAAGAAGTATTCGTTCAGCACGGCAAAGGATTATCCAGCATTGCTGAAAGATGCCATTGCGATTACGGAGAAAAATGGTGTCATTGTGGCATCGACGAATAATGCGAGCTTTGGGATGAAGAAGTTCAAGACATTCATTGAAGAGGCATTCAAGGATGCGGGGTCCTCGTTCAAGATTCTTGAAGAATCCTCATTGCCGAGGGATTTCCGCACAAATCGTGACTTCCCGGAATTTAATTATTTAAAAGTCGTTGTTATTCAGAAGTTGAAATAA
- a CDS encoding helix-turn-helix transcriptional regulator gives MTKNLRIKAARAAKDLSQKDVAEAIGITRQTMNAIENGEYNPSLKLCIAVCKVLDKTLDELFWEG, from the coding sequence ATGACGAAAAATTTGCGAATCAAGGCTGCGCGGGCGGCGAAGGATCTATCACAAAAAGATGTTGCCGAGGCGATTGGTATTACGAGGCAGACGATGAATGCGATTGAGAATGGTGAATACAATCCCTCGTTGAAATTATGTATTGCGGTGTGTAAAGTGCTGGATAAAACATTGGATGAGTTATTTTGGGAGGGATGA
- a CDS encoding GyrI-like domain-containing protein encodes MVLSIGKTARLVGLTVKAMKHCEEIGLIKPTFVNRETGYRFYSQMEQQQLVRIKTLRRFGVPLSAILAEGDEQMESLLLKRRQQIEREVDDLHQTAEDIESYLNKEESYMETRIVEMEEMTIKGYGLVGPVSEIPAEWEKLNKEIANNGVVVEESFGVCLKMEGEVIHYIAGVKLELAEGFPNTQEVVIPAGKFIVATVEGGIPGIPATYEAIIKMEDIQLRECYDFERYVYPAGVTEDAIEIWMPIE; translated from the coding sequence ATGGTGTTGTCCATTGGAAAAACGGCTCGCCTTGTCGGTCTGACAGTGAAAGCCATGAAACATTGTGAAGAGATCGGGCTTATAAAACCTACTTTCGTTAATCGAGAAACGGGCTACCGGTTTTATTCGCAAATGGAGCAACAACAATTAGTTCGAATCAAAACATTGAGGCGATTTGGGGTACCACTCTCTGCTATTCTTGCAGAAGGAGACGAACAAATGGAGTCGTTGTTATTGAAAAGGAGACAGCAAATCGAACGTGAAGTGGATGATTTGCACCAAACGGCGGAAGACATTGAAAGCTATTTAAACAAGGAGGAGTCTTATATGGAAACACGAATTGTTGAAATGGAAGAAATGACGATAAAGGGGTATGGATTGGTCGGACCTGTTTCAGAAATTCCTGCTGAATGGGAGAAATTGAATAAGGAAATTGCTAATAATGGCGTCGTTGTGGAAGAGTCCTTTGGTGTTTGTTTGAAGATGGAGGGGGAGGTCATCCACTATATAGCGGGCGTCAAATTGGAACTTGCTGAAGGTTTCCCGAATACGCAAGAGGTTGTCATTCCAGCAGGGAAATTCATCGTTGCAACAGTCGAAGGAGGTATCCCGGGAATCCCTGCTACGTACGAGGCCATTATTAAGATGGAAGATATTCAACTACGGGAGTGCTATGATTTTGAACGTTATGTCTATCCAGCGGGAGTGACTGAGGATGCCATTGAAATTTGGATGCCGATTGAGTGA
- a CDS encoding helix-turn-helix domain-containing protein: MTTYLKDYAHFTNKDEMDEAARRHVIANWNEMNDTDRAVLDLIRRYSVKYGAAHLKHDTMAEVIGKSNVTIRRAIRKLESLDIIERIHYIRPVMNGLGANIYTILPFNDQSTLTTPPTVDEPSDSETEDVVPKSEAFSSKSKNIKSLTLTDTYPAEPTLPPTTLFGRMKELLSTTIGDNSSLARQLFGIYRALSLRMLKFSIHEHQGELFEQLAMQALHISIQATKRKEIRNIPGYFDGSTVN, translated from the coding sequence ATGACAACTTACTTAAAAGACTATGCACACTTCACAAACAAAGACGAAATGGACGAGGCGGCGCGACGTCATGTCATTGCAAACTGGAACGAGATGAATGATACGGATCGAGCTGTACTAGATCTAATCCGTCGTTACTCTGTAAAATACGGTGCTGCTCACTTAAAGCACGACACGATGGCAGAGGTAATTGGCAAGTCCAACGTAACCATTCGGCGCGCGATTCGTAAGTTGGAAAGTCTTGATATTATCGAACGCATTCACTATATTCGACCAGTTATGAACGGGCTTGGCGCTAACATTTACACTATTTTACCCTTCAATGACCAGTCGACTTTGACCACTCCGCCAACAGTGGACGAGCCTAGTGACAGTGAGACTGAGGACGTTGTTCCCAAATCTGAAGCATTTTCTTCTAAATCTAAAAACATAAAAAGCCTTACTCTTACAGATACGTATCCTGCGGAGCCGACTCTTCCACCTACAACGTTGTTTGGAAGAATGAAAGAACTATTGTCAACAACGATTGGTGACAATAGTTCTTTAGCCCGTCAATTGTTTGGCATTTATCGCGCACTGTCATTACGTATGTTGAAATTTAGCATTCATGAGCACCAAGGAGAATTATTTGAACAGTTGGCGATGCAAGCCCTTCATATTTCTATTCAAGCTACAAAGCGCAAAGAGATTCGAAATATTCCTGGTTATTTTGATGGGTCTACCGTAAATTGA